The Anaerolineae bacterium genomic sequence CGGATGCTCGCACCCTCTCTGCGGCGTTGGATTGGGCGGAACTGCGGTAGGCCGGCTTGCGGAAACGCAAAGAGGGCCTATGCCGGTGCAGGGGCATAGGCCCTTTCTTGCGAGCAGGGATTGGTGAGCGGCTTACATCAAGATGCCGGCGCTGTGGGGCCGCTGGCCGCGCGCAGTGCCTCGTTGAACGCCTTCATCAAGCGCGACTTACGGCGCGCCGCGTTGTTCTTATGGATGACGCCTTTCTCCGCGGCGCGATCCAGGGCGCTGACGGCCCGCTTAATGGCCTCTTTGGCGGCTTCCAGGTCTCCGGCCGCGATAGCCGCACGGGCGCGCTTCACATAGGTGCGCGCGGTAGAGCGGTAAAAGCGGTTGCGCAGTCGGCGCTTCTCCGCCTGGCGCATGCGTTTCAGGGCAGACTTCGTATTGGGCAACGGTATCCTCCTCAGACCACACTAGCGAACTGGTGCGGATGGCGGGTTCCTGGGGCCGGCGAGCGCGTACCAGCCGTTTGGCCCCGCACATCCTGACGATGCGGACCTGCTTCACCTTGGCGAACGGGTGTACTCTTCTGGCATCGCGTTGAACCTTTATACATGAAATGGGCGGTTTTGTCCAATTCTGGCCGGCGAAGTGTCGGAAATGGCCGCGCGTTGAAGGGCTGGGGCGGGGGTGTCCGCTTGGGCCGGCCGTGACCCTTTTGACAAAAACGCCATATCGGTCTACATTATGCCGTGCACATCGTGTGCAGCTCGCAGATGATCGAGGACAGCGATATCTTCCCCGTATGCGACATCGTGCGTTAGGACCGCTGTGGGCAGATGATACTCCCGGGCCTGGGATATAATGGCCGGCAATGAGCGGCGCTGATGACGGTTGTTGACCAGATCAAAGACCGCCTGGACATTGTGGATGTGGTCTCCGCATATGTGCCCCTGAAGAAATCAGGGCGCACCTACAAGGGGCTTTGCCCGTTCCACGCCGAACGAACCCCCTCTTTCGTGGTCTTCCCGGAGACCGGCACCTGGCACTGCTTCGGGGCCTGCGGGACGGGCGGCGATATCTTTACCTTTATCATGCGCATTGAGAAGGTGGATTTCGGGGAGGCTCTGCGCATCCTGGCGGAGAAGGCCGGCGTCCTGCTGGAGGAGCGCCGGCCGCAGGAGAAGGCCCGCCAGGACCTGTTGGACCGTCTGCGGGGGGCCAATGCCGCCGCGGCTGCCTTCTTCCACCAACTGCTCCTGCATTCGCCGCAAGCGGAATTCGCCCGGCGCTATCTTGCCGGCCGCTATCTTACCCAGGAGACCATTCAGTCCTTTGAGCTGGGCTATGCGCCGAACGACTGGGAGGCGCTGTCGCGCCATCTGACGGCGCAGGGGTACACCATCGCCGAACTGCTGGAGGCCGGCCTGATCATCGCCCGCGAAGAGGGCGGCCATTATGACCGCTTCCGCAACCGGCTGATGATCCCCATCCGCGATCGGCGCGGCCAGGTCATCGGTTTCGGGGCGCGCGCCCTAGATGACACTCCACCCAAATACCTGAACTCCCCGCAGACGCCCATTTTCGACAAGGGGGCGGTGCTGTTCGGGCTGGACCGGGCCGCCAAGACCATCCGGGCGCGCAGTGAGGCCGTCATCGTCGAGGGGTATATGGATGTGATGATGGCCCATCAGCACGGCGTGACCAACGTCGTGGCGGCGATGGGCACCTCGCTGACGGAGGAGCAGTTGCGCGTCCTGGCGCGGCTGGCCGGCCGGCTGGTGCTGGCCCTGGATGCGGACGCGGCCGGCGACCAGGCGACCCTGCGCGGTCTGAACCTGGCCCGCCAGAGCATCGGCCGGCGGCGCGTGCCGACCCTGCGCCCCGACGGCACTGTAGGGGAGGAGGAGCGGCTGGCGATTGACCTGCGCATCCTGACCCTGCCGGCCGGCATGGACCCGGACGAGCTCATCCGCCAGGATATCGCTCGCTGGAACGAGCTGGTGGTGCGCGCTCAACCGCTGGTGGAATATATGATGGCCCATATCCTGCGGGATGTGGACCTGCGGGATCCCCTCCAGAAGGCCGCCGCCGTGCGCCAGATGAAGCCCATCCTGCTGGAACTGCAGGATGACATCGAGCGCTATCATTATATCCAGCGGCTGGCCCGCCGGCTGATGCTGGACGAGCATGTGGTGGAGCGCGAGGTCGTTGGAGCAAGGCCGGCGCGGCCAAGCACCCGGCTGGGCCGCGGACGCCGGCCGAGCGCGCCGCCAGAGGCCGGCCCAGCGGAGGAACAGCGGCCCCTGCCGGCCGGCCGGCGGGAGCTGACGCTGGAGGAGCTGTGCCTGCTGTACCTTTTGCGCTATCCGCGGGCCATTTTCCCGCTGTCCTTTGCCTTTGCCGAGGCCGGCGTGCCCTTCTTGGCGCCCGAGGATTTCCAGCGGCCGGAGAACCGCTATCTCTTTGAGCAGATCCAGCGCGCCGCGGAGGAAGGGCAGTTGGCGGAGCCGGCCGTGCTGGCCGGCCAACTGCCGGCCCCCCTGGCCGGCTATCTCCAGGAGCTTCTGGAGCGGGCCGAGATACCGCTGGAAGGATTGGACGAGGACGAGGTTCTTCAGGACCTCTCGCGCAGTGCCTTTTCCCTGAAAGGGCGCGGCATCCGCCAGCAGTTAAGCAGTCTGCGCTTTCTTTTGGAAGAGGCGGAGCAGTCCGGAGATGGGGAACAGGCCGGCCGCTTTGCCCGGCTGATCCAGCAGTATTCGGTGACCCTGGGGGCGATCGACCAGGCCTTGTATCGGCTTTCCCTGCGGGGAAAGCGGGACGTGGTGTAGGGATTCGGGGGATGACATTTCAGCCCCCAGCGAACTATGCATCCCAACAGGATGGGGGAATAGTATGAAGGCACGCCGTCACTGCACGCAGTTGCCGTCCCTCGCGCCGGCGCGGTCCTTTCAGGCCAGTGCTTCCCGCCGTTCGGCCCAGAGACCCCGCCTGTCCGCATCTTCCGCCGGCCGGCATGCTCCACGGAATACTCACCCCAGCGCAGTGCACCCGCAGGCGCCCCATGAGGAAGACTCGGAGGAACTGCTGGCGAAGCTGGAGGAGTTTGACGCGGAGGAACTGCGCCGGCAGGCCCGGCTGGAGGGCAGTGAGGACCCCGTCTATATGTATCTCCAGGAAATCGGACGGGTGCCCCTGCTGAACGCCCAGGAGGAGATCGCCCTGGCCAACGAGATACGCGCCGGCCAGGAAGCGGAAAAGCGGCTGCGGAAGAAGCAGTATCAGAACGAGGTGGAGCGCCAGGAGCTGGAGGAAGCGGTCAGCGCGGGGGATATTGCCCAACGCAAGCTCATCCTGTCCAACCTGCGTCTGGTGGTCAGTGTGGCGAAGCGCTATGTGGGCCGCGGGATGTCCCTGCTGGACCTGATCCAGGAGGGCAATATTGGCTTGCTGAAGGCGGTGGAGCGCTTCGACCCGGATATGGGGAACAAGTTCAGCACTTATGCCATTTGGTGGATTCGCCAGGCCATCACCCGTGCCATCGCCGATCAGGCGCGTACCATCCGCGTGCCGGTGCATGTGGTGGAGAGCATCAACCGGCTTCTGCGGGTCCAGCGCCAGCTTCTTCAGGAGCTGGGGCATGAGCCTACCACGGAGGAGATTGCCGTGGAGATGGGGTTCCTCAGCGCCGGCGACCTGGAGGCTGTCCGGCAGTGCCGCGTCAGGGGGGTGGAGCCGCCGGCGGAAGTGCGCCGGCGCTTCTACAAGGCTGTTAGCAAGGTCCGTCAGATCATCCAGGTCTCCCAGGAACCCCTGTCCCTGGAAACCCCCGTGGATGAAGAACAGGATTCCTCTCTGGCCGACTTCATTGAGGACCGTGCCGTCCAGGCGCCGGTGGATGTGGCCACGCGCAACCTCCTGCGGGAACAGATGCAGGAGGTGCTGACAGACCTCACGGAAAGGGAGCGCCAGGTGTTGGAACTGCGCTTCGGCCTGGCGGACGGCCAGCCCCATACCCTGGAAGAAGTGGGTGCGGAGCTGGGGGTGACGCGCGAGCGCATCCGCCAGATCGAGATCAAGGCGCTGGAGAAACTGCGGCACCTCGACCAAAGCCGCAAACTGCGGGATTACCTGCTTTAAAACAAACATTGTGGTACCCTAGTACTATTGAAACCCGATATTTTATGGAATACAATGGAACCAGCAAACGGGGACGGCATTCTGAGCAGGGACTCAGCACTCGAAACCACAAAGAAAGGAGGTGAACGGCGATGTTGTTTCTTCCTCGTGAGGAGGGCCAGGGGCTGGTCGAGTACGCGCTGATTCTTGTTCTGGTCGCTATCGTTGTTATCGCTATTCTTATGGTGCTCGGCCCGACCGTCGGCAACGTGTTCAGCCAGATCGTGAGCGCGCTGAGCTAAGATCAGCAGGTACACTGCAGCCAGCATCGTGGACATGAAGAAAGGGGCTCCTGGAAAGGAGCCCCTTTTCTTTTCATGTAAGGCTCAGCAGAGATTGGCCGTCCAGGTCTCCGGGGTTCGCCACGCCCATCAGCTCCAGGATCGCCGGCATCACATCGGCGACCCAGGGGGTGCGCGCCGGCGCGATGCGCCGGCCGGCAATCACCAGCGCCGCATCATCGTACGTGTGCATCCCCACCAGCGCCGGCCCTTTGTAGGTCAACTGCTCCTTGTTCACCGAACCTTTGGGGTCAAAGCCCTCGTGCGGCACCAGGATGATATCCGCCGCCTGTGGGAGCAGAGGCCCATGGTAGATTTCCTCGCGCCGCAGGGCGGCGCGGAACAGGGGCCTGCCGGTATCGGGATCGCGCAGGGCCAGCGCGCCCTGGATGATGCGCTCCCGCCAATGTTCGTATTCCGCCGGCGGCACGCGCCCATCCCGTTCCCTCCCGCGCAGGTTAAGGAAGATGCGCCCGGGGTCCATGCTGTAGGCGATGGTTTCGCCGCTGATGTCCGCCACCGACTTGGGCGCCGGCACGGCGAATTTCAGCCACCCTTCCTCGGCCAGCCAGTGATTGACGTACACCTCTTTCTCCAGCGTGCAGAAGCCGTGATCGGACATGATGAGCAGGTCGGTGTGTTCGTCCAGCCGGCGCATCAGCTCCCCGATAAGCTGGTCGAGCTTCTGGATGAAGGCGAAAAAGCGCGGCGCGTAGACCGGGTCGTTCGTCTCCATCTCCTCCCAGAGGAAGTGGAACAGGCGGTCGGTCTCCATGATATGGCAGTGGAAGTAGTCCCATTCCTCCTGCTCCATCAGGCGGAACATGGCCTCCACGCGGCGGTCGAACACCAGGTTGACGTCCTCCAGCAGTTTATCCTTGGACTCGTGGCCCAGCCAGGGATCGGTATCGATGCGGTAGCCCCAGGATTGGAGCGCGGCGGCCAGCGCCGGCGGGTAGACTGCCTTCTCCAGCTTCGGCGCCAGGAAGTCGGCGATCAGGATGCCGTTCACCGGCCGCGGGGGATAGGTGACCGGCACGTTGATGACGATCACCCGTTTGCCAGCGGCGCTGAGGATCTCCCACAGGGTGGGGCTTTTCATGGCCTGGGAGGTGGGGATGAAAACCTTCATCGTGGCCGGCTCGCGGTCCACGAAGCCGAAGATGCCATGTTTGGCCGGGTTCTTGCCGGTCATGAAGGAGGACCAGGCCACCGAGGAGACGGTGGGGTGCACCGAGTTCATGCGCAGGAGGGTGCCGCCGGCGATGACTTTGGCCAGATGTGGCATACGGCCCTCGTGGATCATGCGCTGTATGAAAGTGTACGGTGTGCCGTCGATGCCCAGCACGATGACGCGCCGGCGAGCAGAGGCGGCCGGCTTCTTGCGGTCGAACAGGCCCATAGCAGTCTCCTGATGTGCTCAATGTGTGGGCGTATGGTGTGCCCAGACCGACATGATAGCACCGCACGGGGATTCGGACAAATGGGCCGGCGGCATGGGGAGGTGACAGGGGGAGGTGACAGTCACCTGCCAGGTGACTATCTCCTCCCGGATTCCAACAAAAAGGGTACCATACGATGTATGGTACCCCAGGGTTGTGCGGTGGAACAGGAGCCGGCCCTTATCGGGCGGTCAGCGGCACCCAATTGGCAAAACTTTCCATATGTCCCCAATAGGCGTTGTAGCCGGTGAGGGCCCAAATGAGGGCGGCCACCAGGAGCACCAGCGCGCCGAGGGTGCGGAGGACGCGGTTGTGGCGCCAGTGCAGGGTGGGCAGGGCGAAGACGCCGCCCAGGCCGGTGAGGATGAAGCCGATGCCGGCCAACACTGGTTCCTTAGAAAGCCCCAGATTCATGAAGCGAAATCCCATCAGCACCGAGGCCAGGCCAGGGAAGAAGGCGTACAGGCCCAGCAGTTTCAGATCCCAGTTCAATGCCAGCGAGAGCGCGGCGCCGAAGAGCAGGAAGCCCAGGAACACCGAGAACTCGCCATAGGGGATGTTGTAACTACCCGAAATGGGCCAGGTGAAGCTCATGTGGAACCCGCTGATCAGCGCGATGAGACCGGAGATGCCGAAGCCGGCCACCCAGCGCTTCTGGTCCGCATCATCCAGCCCGCGGAACACGTACCATGCCAGCAGTACCAGTCCGCCCACCATGTTGATGAGCATCAACGTCAGATAATCTACCATCGTCGTGCCTCCTTGAGAAGAGAATGTGATGAAATGCGGCGCGAGAGGGTATATATCACAGGTCTCAGAAAAAGTCAAAAATACAGTGAACATATAAACAATATGCGAGGAAAGCTATGTTTAGATGACAGTACAAATTGGTAAATTATCATCGCAATAAACAAATACGGAAATACACATCCCCTGGCGATGCATCGCCAGAGGATGTGATGGTTCGGGAGATGGGGTTAGATGTATCCCAAGGAGCGCAGGCGCTCCTCCACGACCTCGGCTTCTTCCTCGGAGTAGACGTCCTCGGGCGCCGGCGGGAGGTAATCCAGCTCCTTAAGCTTGCGCATGATCTTCTCGACGCTCTCCTCGACGGTCTCGCGGTCGGAATGGATCACGACTTCGGGGTTCAGCGGCGGCTCGTACGGGTCGTTGACGCCGGTGAAGTTGGTGATCTCGCCGGCCAGCGCCTTTTTGTACAACCCCTTGACGTCCCGCTCCATCAGGACCTCCAGGGGACACTCTACGTACACTTCCACGAAGTTGCCGATCTCCCGCCGCACCTCATCGCGGATTTCCCGGTACGGGGAGATGGCGGCGGCGATGGCCACCACATTATTGCGCGTCAGCAGTTTGCAGACGAAGCCGATGCGGCGGATGTTGGTATCGCGGTCCTCTTGCCGCACCACGTCGCCGTCCAGGACTTCCACTTTCATGCCGCGGGCGCGCAGGCGTTTCTCGACCTCGCGCGCCAGGGTGGTCTTGCCGGCGCCGGACAATCCGGTGAACCAGATGGTGAATCCTTTGTGTTCCATAGCGCATGCTCCGCCAATGTGCTGGTGTGTCGGATATTATCCGATGAGGATGGGTTTGCCTTCCATGTCCGCCGGCACCGCCAGCCCCATGGCCGTCAGGATGGTGGGGGCGATGTCCAGGATCTGCCAGCCGTCCTGCACCTGCCGGCCCAGGGACTGCCGCGGGTCATAGAAGATGGCCATGCCGTAGGGTGCATGATTGGCGTCGTCTGGGCCGGTGTCATTCTCAAAGGTGTGGACGGTGCCCAGCCCGACGGTGCCGACGGAGCGCCACAGCAGGCCGCCGAAGTAGACGATGAGGTCGGGCGGGATGTTGCGGGTCTCCTTGTAGATCTTCTCCGGCTTGAGGACGATGGTGCCGATGGGCCGGCCGTCGGGATCGGTGATGGCCTCCAATTTGGCGATGAGTTCATCCCGCACCGCCTCATATTGGGCGGGGTCAATGATGCCCTGGGGTTCGCGACCGCGCACGTTGAGGAAGAGCCGGCCGTAATAGCCCCCTTCTCCCCAGGCCATGGTGCGCGACCAGTCGATTTCCAGGTCCTGCAGGCGCGCCGGCTTGTCGGGATAGCGCTTCAGCGTCAGATAGCCCTCTTTGATGAGCCATTCGTTGATGCAGATGCCGCCGTCCATCTTCATAGCGCCGTGATCCGATACGACGATCACCACGGTGCGGTCATCCACCAGCTCCAGCAGTTTGCCGATCTGCTCGTCCACGAAGCGGTAATAGTCGCGGATGGCGTTCTCGTACTTGTTGCCCGGCTCATACTTGGGATGGGTCTTGTCCATGTATTTCCAGAAGCCGTGGTGAATGCGGTCAATGCCCATGTCCACCATCATGAAGAAGTCCCACGGCTTCTCGGTCATCAGGTGCCGGGCAACCTCGAAGCGCTGGCGCGTCATCTCGTAGATATCGCGCAGGAGCCGGTCCTTGTCCTCCGTGCGGAAGTCCGGCACGTCGAGCATGAACTCGCCCACCCAGCGCTCGATCTCCTGGCGCAGTTCGGCCGGATAGGTATACTGGCTCTGGGTGCTGGGTGTGAGAAAGTCGGTGATGACGTATCCGTTGACCGGCTTGGGCGGGTAGGTCTGCGGCACGCCCAGCAGGATGACGCGCTTTCCCTCCCGCGACAGGATGTCCCAGACCGTGTCCACGGTGATGGCGCGCGAGTTAGCGATAGTCAGCTTATCGTAGCTGTAGTCGGCGCGGTTGCGAAAGCCGTAGATGCCGAGCTGGCCGGGGTCTTTGCTGGTCATCATACAGCTCCACGCCGGCACCGTGATGGGCGGCTCGGTACTGCGCAGGCGGCCGTACAGGCCGTTGGCCATCAGCCGGCTCAGGTTGGGCAGTTCCTGCCGCCACTGTTCGAAGACCAGGCTCGGCTCGGCGCAATCCAGGCCGATGACCAGCACCCGGCGCCCCTTGCCCTGGGCGCGGGAGGCTTCCAGAGCTTGTTCCCGCGTCCTGCGGCGCAGGCCCTCAATGAGCACGCGCGAGACCTCCGGCCGGGTGAATTCCGCCGGCAGCATCTCGCCGTTGCGCAGTTTCTCGCGCACCTGCGTGCCGCTCAAAGAAATATGGAACGATTTGTCGTGCGGGCAGGATTTGGGTGTGACGATGGCATCGCACTTGCGGCAGTAGAAGGCATGCTCGAAGAAGAGGGGGGTGATGCCCAGCTCTTCGGGCTTGAACTCGTCGAAGATGTACTGGGCGTCGTAGGTGCCGTAGTAATTGCCGACGCCGGCGTGGTCGCGCCCGACGATGAAATGGGTACAGCCGTAGTTTTTGCGGCAGATGGCGTGGAAGATGGCCTCGCGCGGGCCGGCGTAGCGCATGGCGGCGGGGAAGACCCCCAGAATGACCCGCTCCTTCGGATAGTAGTTCTCCAGCAGGACCAGGTAGCTTTGCATGCGCACGTCCGCTGGGATATCGTCGTCCTTGGTCTCCCCGACCAGCGGGTTCAGGAACAGGCCGTCGACGATTTCCAGCGCTGTCTTCTGGATGTACTCATGGGCGCGGTGGATGGGGTTACGGGTCTGGAAGCCCACCACGCGCTTCCAGCCGCGCTCGGCGAACATACGGCGGGTTTCCGCCGGGTCAAAGCGGAATTCCTTAAAGGGGCGCTCTGCCGGCCGGTTCAGCAGATAAATCGGGCCGCCCAGCAGTACATCCCCCTGCGCGTACAGCCGCGCCACCCCGGGATGCTTATCGTCCGTGGTGCGGTACACCAGGCGCGCCTCGCGCTCTTTGTCGTACTCGAACTTCTCTTCCAGGGTCATAATGCCCAGGATATTGCCGTTGGGCTCCTCCAGGGCGATCTCCTGCCCCTCCCGCAGGGCATCGGCGCGCTCCCGCTCCACCGCCAAGGTGATGGGGATGGACCACACCAGCCCATTGGCCAGGCGCATGTGCTCCACCACGCTTTCATAGTCGCGGCGGGTCATGAAGCCGGTCAGGGGGCTGAAGACGCCCGTGCCAATGAGTTCCAGGTCGGACACGTTGGTGGGAGAAAGGGTGATGCGCGGCAGGGAATAAATGCGTTCCAGGACAGCGTCGCGCAGGACGCCGCGGAGCTGACGATCGATCAATGTGCCGCCGTGTGGGGGAATGGTTTCCTGTAGGGACATCGCTGTACTGCTCCTCAATGGCCTCGGATATCCGCGTTTCCACGATGCTTCATTGATGTATCATGGAAAGCTTCATAAAGTATACCCCAGAGATCATGGATTGTCAAAAAGAAGCGCTTACGCCGGCGCCCAGCTTCACCGCCGGCCGTTTGCGGGAAGGGGAGCGGGGATGGGGCTTCGGAACAAGGTACATCCGCTATATTTTGCCAAGCCCTCTCACAACGCCAGTTGACGGCCGGCCCATTCCGTGCTATAATTAAACTCGCAAAGCGCGTATCTTCGATTGTTTCCCGAAAAGGAGTGCCTGCCTTGGCCGAGATCACCTTTCGCAAACTGCCGCGCGATACGCTCACCGACCAGGTCATCCATGAAATCCGCCGTATGATCCTCTCCGGCCAGCTCCAGCCGGGCGAAATGCTCCCTGCTCAGCCGGAACTGGCACGCCAGTTGGGCGTTGGCGTGGCAACCGTGCGGCGTGCCATTGCCGCGCTGTGCGCCGTCGGCCTGCTGGATTCCCAACCGGGGCGGGGCACCACGGTCAATCCGGATGGGTTAGCGGTCCTGCAGGCCAGCGCCCTGCTCGCCGGCCCTCTCGACCCCATCCACACCACCGCCGTCTATGAGGCTCGCCAGATCATCGAAATCCCACTCACCCAACTGGCCGCCCAGCGCGCCACCCCGGAGGAGCTGGAGGAGATCCGCCATGCCCTGGAGGACATGGAGGCGGCCATTGATGACGACGCCGCATTCACCACCGCGGACCTCCGGTATCACTACGCTGTCGCACGCGCCAGCCATAATGACCTGCTGGCGCAG encodes the following:
- a CDS encoding 30S ribosomal protein S20 encodes the protein MPNTKSALKRMRQAEKRRLRNRFYRSTARTYVKRARAAIAAGDLEAAKEAIKRAVSALDRAAEKGVIHKNNAARRKSRLMKAFNEALRAASGPTAPAS
- a CDS encoding Flp family type IVb pilin; protein product: MLFLPREEGQGLVEYALILVLVAIVVIAILMVLGPTVGNVFSQIVSALS
- a CDS encoding FadR family transcriptional regulator, whose amino-acid sequence is MAEITFRKLPRDTLTDQVIHEIRRMILSGQLQPGEMLPAQPELARQLGVGVATVRRAIAALCAVGLLDSQPGRGTTVNPDGLAVLQASALLAGPLDPIHTTAVYEARQIIEIPLTQLAAQRATPEELEEIRHALEDMEAAIDDDAAFTTADLRYHYAVARASHNDLLAQFYQVSRTLLSEVIEKVVSLRGIKEEALRLQWETYEAIAMHDPERAGAAASEQLQQVLDLLKRAGYVRSLD
- a CDS encoding DUF981 domain-containing protein, coding for MVDYLTLMLINMVGGLVLLAWYVFRGLDDADQKRWVAGFGISGLIALISGFHMSFTWPISGSYNIPYGEFSVFLGFLLFGAALSLALNWDLKLLGLYAFFPGLASVLMGFRFMNLGLSKEPVLAGIGFILTGLGGVFALPTLHWRHNRVLRTLGALVLLVAALIWALTGYNAYWGHMESFANWVPLTAR
- a CDS encoding RNA polymerase sigma factor, with protein sequence MKARRHCTQLPSLAPARSFQASASRRSAQRPRLSASSAGRHAPRNTHPSAVHPQAPHEEDSEELLAKLEEFDAEELRRQARLEGSEDPVYMYLQEIGRVPLLNAQEEIALANEIRAGQEAEKRLRKKQYQNEVERQELEEAVSAGDIAQRKLILSNLRLVVSVAKRYVGRGMSLLDLIQEGNIGLLKAVERFDPDMGNKFSTYAIWWIRQAITRAIADQARTIRVPVHVVESINRLLRVQRQLLQELGHEPTTEEIAVEMGFLSAGDLEAVRQCRVRGVEPPAEVRRRFYKAVSKVRQIIQVSQEPLSLETPVDEEQDSSLADFIEDRAVQAPVDVATRNLLREQMQEVLTDLTERERQVLELRFGLADGQPHTLEEVGAELGVTRERIRQIEIKALEKLRHLDQSRKLRDYLL
- a CDS encoding DNA primase; protein product: MTVVDQIKDRLDIVDVVSAYVPLKKSGRTYKGLCPFHAERTPSFVVFPETGTWHCFGACGTGGDIFTFIMRIEKVDFGEALRILAEKAGVLLEERRPQEKARQDLLDRLRGANAAAAAFFHQLLLHSPQAEFARRYLAGRYLTQETIQSFELGYAPNDWEALSRHLTAQGYTIAELLEAGLIIAREEGGHYDRFRNRLMIPIRDRRGQVIGFGARALDDTPPKYLNSPQTPIFDKGAVLFGLDRAAKTIRARSEAVIVEGYMDVMMAHQHGVTNVVAAMGTSLTEEQLRVLARLAGRLVLALDADAAGDQATLRGLNLARQSIGRRRVPTLRPDGTVGEEERLAIDLRILTLPAGMDPDELIRQDIARWNELVVRAQPLVEYMMAHILRDVDLRDPLQKAAAVRQMKPILLELQDDIERYHYIQRLARRLMLDEHVVEREVVGARPARPSTRLGRGRRPSAPPEAGPAEEQRPLPAGRRELTLEELCLLYLLRYPRAIFPLSFAFAEAGVPFLAPEDFQRPENRYLFEQIQRAAEEGQLAEPAVLAGQLPAPLAGYLQELLERAEIPLEGLDEDEVLQDLSRSAFSLKGRGIRQQLSSLRFLLEEAEQSGDGEQAGRFARLIQQYSVTLGAIDQALYRLSLRGKRDVV
- a CDS encoding alkaline phosphatase family protein — translated: MGLFDRKKPAASARRRVIVLGIDGTPYTFIQRMIHEGRMPHLAKVIAGGTLLRMNSVHPTVSSVAWSSFMTGKNPAKHGIFGFVDREPATMKVFIPTSQAMKSPTLWEILSAAGKRVIVINVPVTYPPRPVNGILIADFLAPKLEKAVYPPALAAALQSWGYRIDTDPWLGHESKDKLLEDVNLVFDRRVEAMFRLMEQEEWDYFHCHIMETDRLFHFLWEEMETNDPVYAPRFFAFIQKLDQLIGELMRRLDEHTDLLIMSDHGFCTLEKEVYVNHWLAEEGWLKFAVPAPKSVADISGETIAYSMDPGRIFLNLRGRERDGRVPPAEYEHWRERIIQGALALRDPDTGRPLFRAALRREEIYHGPLLPQAADIILVPHEGFDPKGSVNKEQLTYKGPALVGMHTYDDAALVIAGRRIAPARTPWVADVMPAILELMGVANPGDLDGQSLLSLT
- the cysC gene encoding adenylyl-sulfate kinase, giving the protein MEHKGFTIWFTGLSGAGKTTLAREVEKRLRARGMKVEVLDGDVVRQEDRDTNIRRIGFVCKLLTRNNVVAIAAAISPYREIRDEVRREIGNFVEVYVECPLEVLMERDVKGLYKKALAGEITNFTGVNDPYEPPLNPEVVIHSDRETVEESVEKIMRKLKELDYLPPAPEDVYSEEEAEVVEERLRSLGYI
- a CDS encoding alkaline phosphatase family protein; the encoded protein is MLPAEFTRPEVSRVLIEGLRRRTREQALEASRAQGKGRRVLVIGLDCAEPSLVFEQWRQELPNLSRLMANGLYGRLRSTEPPITVPAWSCMMTSKDPGQLGIYGFRNRADYSYDKLTIANSRAITVDTVWDILSREGKRVILLGVPQTYPPKPVNGYVITDFLTPSTQSQYTYPAELRQEIERWVGEFMLDVPDFRTEDKDRLLRDIYEMTRQRFEVARHLMTEKPWDFFMMVDMGIDRIHHGFWKYMDKTHPKYEPGNKYENAIRDYYRFVDEQIGKLLELVDDRTVVIVVSDHGAMKMDGGICINEWLIKEGYLTLKRYPDKPARLQDLEIDWSRTMAWGEGGYYGRLFLNVRGREPQGIIDPAQYEAVRDELIAKLEAITDPDGRPIGTIVLKPEKIYKETRNIPPDLIVYFGGLLWRSVGTVGLGTVHTFENDTGPDDANHAPYGMAIFYDPRQSLGRQVQDGWQILDIAPTILTAMGLAVPADMEGKPILIG